Proteins co-encoded in one Bacillus infantis NRRL B-14911 genomic window:
- a CDS encoding gluconate 2-dehydrogenase subunit 3 family protein, with translation MADQSTGSKMSRRKFIRNSSYVAGGLVGGGLLGGLIGSRMNGSEQASSSNSEGHSSSNSHQQAPLYFTNPQKFEVLQQAVERIYPQDETGPGAIELGVPFFIDHQLAGAWGNNAREYMQGPFFPGSNFQGYQSPLKRNEMFDTGIDRIESYSQEKFMKGFADLEGDQQDEILKDFEADKVKIRGVSSKTFFNQLRAATIEGVYADPAYSGNIGMEGWKMKDFPGHQMSYIDKIESDEFMEIEPKALHSYTN, from the coding sequence ATGGCTGACCAATCGACTGGTTCAAAAATGTCGAGACGTAAATTCATACGCAATTCCAGCTATGTTGCAGGTGGATTGGTTGGTGGCGGGCTGCTCGGGGGACTGATCGGATCCAGGATGAACGGTTCTGAACAGGCGTCCAGCTCCAACTCTGAAGGACACAGCTCGTCCAATTCACATCAGCAGGCACCGCTTTATTTTACAAACCCGCAGAAATTCGAAGTGCTGCAGCAGGCAGTCGAGCGCATTTATCCACAGGACGAAACCGGTCCTGGCGCAATCGAACTCGGGGTGCCCTTTTTCATCGACCATCAGCTGGCAGGTGCGTGGGGCAATAATGCACGGGAGTATATGCAGGGCCCATTTTTCCCAGGCTCCAATTTCCAGGGCTATCAATCGCCTCTTAAGAGGAATGAAATGTTTGATACCGGGATTGACCGGATTGAATCCTACAGCCAGGAGAAGTTCATGAAGGGCTTCGCCGATCTGGAAGGAGATCAGCAGGATGAGATTCTGAAAGATTTTGAGGCTGATAAAGTTAAAATTCGCGGCGTGTCTTCCAAGACCTTTTTCAATCAGCTCAGGGCCGCAACGATAGAAGGAGTCTATGCGGATCCGGCTTACAGCGGAAACATCGGCATGGAAGGCTGGAAGATGAAGGACTTCCCGGGGCATCAGATGAGCTACATAGACAAAATCGAATCAGACGAATTTATGGAAATCGAACCAAAAGCACTTCATTCTTATACAAACTAG
- a CDS encoding NUDIX hydrolase produces MIYVNVRAIIERNGPNGTEIVIQKRVKSNENKTPYELPGGRLEEFESFMEGLKREVHEETGLHITKILGEETRIETNDVDSNVEAMKPFAVYQTTNGPVDSLGAYFRCQASGNLVKEGDDTMDIKWIPVDELHHSLEKELIDFSWVDKSGIMYYLKWYYAEKQ; encoded by the coding sequence ATGATCTATGTAAATGTTAGAGCAATAATTGAAAGAAATGGACCAAATGGAACTGAAATCGTTATACAAAAAAGGGTTAAATCTAATGAGAATAAAACACCTTATGAGCTACCTGGAGGAAGATTAGAGGAATTCGAGTCATTTATGGAAGGACTTAAAAGAGAAGTGCACGAAGAAACAGGACTTCATATAACAAAGATTCTTGGGGAAGAAACTAGAATTGAAACTAATGATGTGGACTCAAATGTTGAAGCTATGAAGCCTTTTGCTGTTTATCAAACGACAAATGGTCCAGTAGATTCATTAGGCGCTTATTTTCGATGTCAAGCCTCTGGTAATTTAGTTAAAGAAGGCGACGATACTATGGATATAAAGTGGATTCCAGTAGATGAGCTACACCATTCACTAGAGAAGGAACTAATAGATTTTAGCTGGGTCGATAAGTCTGGAATAATGTATTATTTAAAATGGTATTACGCAGAAAAACAATAA
- the cccB gene encoding cytochrome c551 encodes MLKRAMVVSGLVLSLAACGGGEESSGGESNGGGGEVDTAAAEETFQQSCASCHGGDLSGGAGPALENVGSDLSEEEIRTKIEEGGGGMPANLIEGEKADNVAAWLAEKK; translated from the coding sequence ATGTTAAAAAGAGCGATGGTTGTTTCCGGTCTTGTACTCAGCCTGGCAGCCTGCGGCGGCGGGGAAGAAAGCAGCGGCGGCGAAAGCAATGGAGGCGGCGGTGAGGTAGATACGGCAGCTGCAGAGGAAACCTTCCAGCAGAGCTGCGCATCCTGCCATGGCGGTGATCTCAGCGGCGGAGCCGGTCCTGCCCTGGAGAATGTTGGAAGTGATTTAAGTGAAGAAGAAATCCGCACTAAGATTGAAGAAGGCGGCGGCGGAATGCCGGCTAACCTGATTGAAGGCGAGAAGGCTGACAATGTTGCAGCTTGGCTGGCAGAGAAAAAATAA
- a CDS encoding AhpC/TSA family protein, with product MRERIAEIEDKRFHVKIVAPSKGAFIEQFLEHFGPFPFPIYGDPSRAAYKGMGHQTMPKWKLLAKAGFGFVTGQVKGFIPDEEKQKQFVMKSMKTQDVYIQGGTWLYSSQGELLWKHIDPSPEKHASIDEVLAVIDSRG from the coding sequence TTGCGTGAGCGCATAGCAGAAATTGAAGATAAAAGGTTTCACGTGAAAATAGTGGCGCCTTCCAAAGGGGCGTTCATTGAACAGTTCCTGGAGCATTTCGGGCCTTTTCCATTTCCGATCTACGGCGATCCGTCCAGGGCAGCCTACAAAGGAATGGGACATCAGACAATGCCGAAGTGGAAGCTTCTTGCAAAGGCCGGATTTGGGTTTGTCACCGGCCAGGTGAAAGGCTTCATCCCGGATGAAGAAAAACAGAAGCAATTTGTGATGAAATCGATGAAGACGCAGGATGTTTATATCCAGGGCGGTACATGGCTATATTCTTCACAGGGTGAATTGCTCTGGAAGCATATTGATCCTTCACCGGAAAAACATGCCAGCATTGATGAAGTTTTAGCGGTTATTGATAGCCGGGGCTGA
- a CDS encoding Bax inhibitor-1/YccA family protein, which yields MYAQTANTGYLPSVLRAFALSLAFAFLGTMAGVYIPPALFLPLVILELAMLIGAFFLRKKKAISYTFLYSFTFISGITTYPIIAHYIATSGANTVLMAVGTTAVVFGGLAFYATTTKRDLSFLGGMLMAALLALICISIFHMIWPLSSTALLAFSFIGVLVFSGYVLFDFNRMKQYGVSAEEVPLMALNLYLDFINLFINILRIFGILASDD from the coding sequence ATGTATGCACAAACTGCCAACACCGGCTATCTTCCATCTGTATTAAGAGCCTTTGCCCTGTCACTGGCATTTGCCTTTCTCGGGACGATGGCTGGCGTCTATATCCCTCCAGCGCTGTTTCTGCCGCTCGTCATCCTTGAGCTGGCCATGCTGATCGGAGCGTTCTTCTTAAGAAAGAAAAAAGCAATTTCCTACACTTTTCTGTACAGCTTCACCTTTATTTCGGGGATTACAACCTACCCGATCATTGCGCATTATATTGCGACATCAGGTGCCAATACCGTCCTGATGGCCGTCGGAACAACAGCTGTGGTATTTGGCGGACTTGCTTTTTATGCAACCACAACCAAGCGTGACCTCTCATTTCTCGGCGGCATGCTGATGGCTGCCCTGCTGGCTCTGATCTGCATCTCCATTTTCCATATGATCTGGCCGTTAAGCTCCACAGCTTTGCTCGCTTTTTCCTTTATCGGCGTGCTAGTCTTCAGCGGCTATGTCCTGTTCGACTTTAACCGCATGAAGCAGTACGGAGTAAGCGCTGAGGAAGTGCCGCTCATGGCGCTGAATCTGTATCTTGATTTTATCAATCTGTTTATCAATATTCTTAGGATCTTCGGCATTCTGGCCAGTGATGACTAA
- a CDS encoding GNAT family N-acetyltransferase, with product MNIEIRLATVEEAHIVHKLMIEAFEEYRHLEVPSSATDESLDVLVNELKNGTKKALLCIVNGEPKGSLRFTIKRESIYFSRLSVAPDSRGQGIARALLLWLENYSNENGLKKMECRVRASLSKNISLYENMGYIVTKEEIITNPNGYPVNTVEMEKNMAI from the coding sequence ATGAATATAGAAATAAGGCTAGCAACTGTGGAGGAAGCGCATATTGTTCATAAACTTATGATAGAGGCGTTTGAAGAATATCGACACCTTGAAGTGCCATCCAGTGCAACAGATGAATCATTGGATGTTTTAGTTAATGAACTTAAAAACGGCACAAAAAAAGCCCTATTGTGTATCGTAAATGGAGAACCAAAAGGTTCCTTGAGGTTTACTATTAAAAGAGAATCAATATATTTTTCAAGATTATCGGTAGCACCTGACTCGAGAGGACAAGGGATTGCAAGGGCATTATTATTGTGGCTTGAAAATTACTCCAATGAAAATGGACTAAAGAAAATGGAATGTCGAGTTCGTGCTTCATTGTCTAAAAATATAAGTTTATACGAGAATATGGGTTATATTGTTACTAAAGAAGAAATTATAACTAATCCTAATGGTTACCCTGTTAATACAGTTGAAATGGAAAAGAATATGGCTATTTAA
- a CDS encoding nucleoside triphosphate pyrophosphohydrolase family protein, whose amino-acid sequence MKINEAVERSIQLRKVYHRLERQYHEKEWTVEEDALAFLTDAGLVGRLTMSQQGRWPTNGETASELEHKIGECMWWLIILAERMNIDSSEALEKFLTKTEKKLGD is encoded by the coding sequence ATGAAAATAAATGAAGCAGTTGAACGTTCTATACAGCTAAGAAAAGTCTACCATCGTTTAGAACGACAGTATCACGAAAAAGAATGGACAGTAGAAGAAGATGCTTTAGCTTTCTTGACAGATGCTGGTTTGGTCGGTCGTCTAACAATGTCTCAACAGGGTCGATGGCCAACAAATGGGGAAACTGCATCCGAACTTGAACATAAGATTGGTGAATGCATGTGGTGGTTAATTATTTTGGCTGAACGTATGAATATTGATAGCAGTGAAGCATTAGAAAAATTCTTGACCAAAACTGAAAAAAAATTAGGTGATTGA
- a CDS encoding ZIP family metal transporter: MQEAIIGSILSAMATGAGAIPILFFKSVTHKWRDVLLAYTAGIMMAASTFSLIPQALESSNMIVLTIGLLLGTFVLNFLEKHTPHIDLEHTKLNMKLEQKAVLIVAAITLHNLPEGLSVGVSYASDGGELGPLIAFAIGLQNAPEGFLVALFLVNQNISRWKALAVATLTGMVEIVTAIIGYFLSRNIEGLVPYGLSFAAGAMLFIIYKELIPESHGDGNERFSTYSFILGLVTMLVMINSFGG, translated from the coding sequence ATGCAAGAGGCAATTATCGGCAGCATTCTTTCTGCCATGGCAACAGGGGCCGGAGCGATTCCGATCCTTTTTTTCAAAAGCGTCACACACAAGTGGCGGGATGTGCTATTGGCCTATACGGCAGGCATCATGATGGCGGCGTCCACCTTCAGTTTGATACCGCAGGCGCTTGAATCCTCCAATATGATTGTTCTGACCATCGGTCTCCTCCTGGGGACGTTTGTGCTGAACTTTCTGGAAAAGCATACACCGCATATCGATCTGGAGCATACCAAGCTGAATATGAAACTGGAGCAAAAGGCCGTGCTGATTGTCGCAGCCATTACACTCCACAATCTGCCCGAGGGCCTGTCGGTCGGTGTCAGCTATGCATCTGACGGCGGTGAGCTTGGTCCGCTGATCGCATTTGCCATCGGCCTGCAGAATGCGCCGGAAGGATTTCTGGTCGCTCTTTTTCTCGTCAATCAGAATATTTCCAGATGGAAGGCTTTGGCCGTTGCCACACTGACCGGGATGGTAGAGATCGTGACAGCCATTATCGGATACTTCCTTTCCCGCAATATTGAGGGACTTGTTCCTTATGGGCTGAGCTTTGCAGCCGGAGCGATGCTGTTCATCATCTACAAGGAATTAATACCGGAAAGCCATGGGGATGGAAACGAACGGTTCTCGACCTATTCCTTCATCCTTGGCCTTGTGACCATGCTCGTCATGATCAACAGCTTCGGCGGTTAG